The Streptomyces avermitilis MA-4680 = NBRC 14893 genome contains a region encoding:
- a CDS encoding PAS domain-containing hybrid sensor histidine kinase/response regulator, with amino-acid sequence MSSRPSRGAARLAAILDALPDALVLVNANGTVVNANTIALEAFETPGTALVGRGLLDLLPEFDSRLIPGSMRRPDSMDPRGRTKPTRMVARRTDGSEFPVEVTSANLENGQQAYDGYGYTGDELLMLVVRDLSGTVDTEAELARSQRQTEMILRAAAEGVVGTDTDGRIVLVNPAAAQILGFRASDLGGQELHPLMLHSREDGEPFPYEESPLADTLRSGRKHRVRGQVLWSKSGDKVPVDLTTAPVRDGDQLVGAVMTFTDRRPYDTLAEEKDKAEEQHEQELARIAEEHDEELKRLREEHTAELTELRELHEEELAAGDERYAALGEREKDRHEVLTARHEQLLAVLGQSLRGPLDQLRGELSKLAADDAGQLWPEANQVLHHLAAGYSRITTLVDNVLGYQRLDSGEDDLVRTTTMLDAVVAAGVDGAVELIGPGRVQFAVHAPPIEAEVDPQRLATALAHLIADVAGVDSTGNSPVSAGGYMDNTVVVAAAQRGEVVRIEVRGPYAGGDLVHQPIVRGIVRSHGGVLQTHEVPGMSGNAYVLEVPIGGGAGTVAPGAVPALAPPVAADASAGVVTGAEVALPEQASQQGGGRRRARRSSVDAFLESEVGGDSPSGAVPATSSDTGAAAPTGRRRRRAADGPAADEVSVPVQGSEAENDKDAGPSGGTGRRRGRPSPVEGAASDAADGLGQSVAQGVAEGAVVTAAEHAAGTAATGLGQTVPPQGVPTPSGRRARRGDERQALPAALPAAPSGAGTGAGAGSGAGVPEDANGAAQPTGRRRRALAAANERAASPDLGPRQVFALPPAEADRGPEYDAGLPHAETGVGVGVGVGVGVQAVGAEAAPADGHDQADEGRHDAMAHDPADDHTPPQPHPVATPSGRRRARPAATPAQGQPTPAQAAPGQPVPGQGQGQVPGGADAPAGMPVPGQTGPRQPGPGQAIPHQVAPGQVAAAQGLPAQAAPGQPVPSQSGQAAQAQLAPAPQAQPAPGQPVPGQPVPAQVPPAADGSVSGVPSGADPALGPTPAPQAPQPAAAPQPQPWPAGAHATSGAGTPLVAGQQPPAAPQPTATPAPGTPLPPERAAQPRAAQPLPAEAAAPIDPNSTQGRAISVRTLGQGVPFARQAAAQNKPGAQAQPRPQSQTPTPPPHQTNGSGRRRKLGTPPEPAAERPENAARPQPQAGQSPQARPAGATDGAGRSYAIGAPDKNADEGPEPLDGPGGAVEIADQPHPRPVDDELPPEPLDNPRRLLVWPAPDVTTQQALSDRGYRPVIVHSREEVDAQIAAFPAALFVDPLTGPITRTALQSLRQAAVAAEVPVLVTAGLGQATREAAYGADPAVLLKALAPRDSEQHPPRVLLIEEHAEISLALTSTLERRGMQVARAASDEDAVTLAGQMRPNLVVMDLMQVRRRRAGIVDWLRANGQLNRTPLVVYTAAVDQAELPRLASGETVLFLAERSTSTEVQERIVDLLARIGTN; translated from the coding sequence CGACCTGTCCGGCACCGTCGACACCGAGGCCGAACTCGCCCGCTCGCAGCGCCAGACCGAGATGATCCTGCGTGCCGCCGCCGAGGGCGTGGTGGGTACGGACACCGACGGGCGGATCGTCCTCGTCAATCCCGCCGCCGCGCAGATACTCGGTTTCCGGGCCAGCGATCTGGGCGGCCAGGAACTGCACCCGCTCATGCTGCACTCCCGCGAGGACGGCGAGCCCTTCCCGTACGAGGAGTCCCCGCTCGCCGACACCCTGCGCTCCGGGCGCAAGCACCGGGTGCGCGGGCAGGTGCTGTGGTCCAAGAGCGGGGACAAGGTGCCGGTCGACCTGACGACCGCGCCCGTACGCGACGGCGACCAGCTCGTCGGCGCCGTGATGACCTTCACCGACCGGCGGCCGTACGACACCCTCGCCGAGGAGAAGGACAAGGCCGAGGAGCAGCACGAGCAGGAACTCGCGCGGATCGCCGAGGAGCACGACGAGGAGCTCAAGCGGCTGCGCGAGGAGCACACCGCCGAGCTCACCGAGCTGCGCGAGCTGCACGAGGAGGAACTCGCGGCGGGCGACGAGCGCTATGCCGCCCTGGGCGAGCGGGAGAAGGACCGCCACGAGGTACTCACCGCGCGGCACGAGCAGCTGCTCGCCGTGCTCGGCCAGTCCCTGCGCGGTCCGCTGGACCAGCTCCGCGGTGAACTGTCGAAACTCGCCGCCGACGACGCCGGGCAGCTGTGGCCCGAAGCCAACCAGGTGCTGCACCACCTCGCGGCGGGCTATTCGCGTATCACCACGCTCGTCGACAACGTCCTCGGCTACCAGCGCCTCGACTCCGGCGAGGACGATCTCGTCCGTACGACGACGATGCTCGACGCGGTCGTGGCGGCCGGTGTCGACGGTGCCGTCGAACTGATCGGGCCCGGGCGCGTCCAGTTCGCCGTGCACGCGCCGCCCATCGAGGCCGAGGTCGACCCGCAGCGGCTGGCGACCGCGCTCGCGCATCTCATCGCCGACGTCGCCGGTGTCGACTCGACGGGCAACTCGCCCGTCTCGGCCGGCGGCTATATGGACAACACCGTGGTCGTGGCGGCGGCGCAGCGCGGCGAGGTCGTACGCATCGAGGTGCGCGGGCCGTACGCCGGGGGAGACCTGGTGCACCAGCCGATCGTCCGCGGCATCGTGCGTTCCCACGGCGGTGTGCTGCAGACGCACGAGGTGCCGGGGATGAGCGGCAACGCGTACGTCCTCGAAGTACCGATCGGCGGCGGCGCGGGGACGGTCGCGCCGGGCGCGGTACCCGCTCTTGCGCCCCCTGTGGCGGCCGACGCGTCGGCCGGTGTGGTGACCGGCGCCGAGGTGGCTCTGCCCGAGCAGGCCTCGCAGCAGGGCGGCGGGCGGCGGCGGGCCCGGCGGTCGTCCGTGGATGCCTTCCTGGAGAGTGAGGTGGGGGGCGACTCCCCTTCGGGCGCTGTTCCCGCCACCTCCTCGGACACGGGCGCGGCCGCGCCCACCGGGCGGCGCAGGCGGCGCGCGGCGGACGGGCCGGCGGCCGACGAGGTGTCGGTCCCGGTTCAGGGGTCCGAGGCCGAGAACGACAAAGACGCCGGGCCTTCCGGCGGTACCGGGCGACGCCGTGGGCGGCCGAGCCCGGTCGAGGGCGCCGCTTCGGACGCCGCGGACGGGCTCGGTCAGAGCGTGGCTCAAGGTGTCGCCGAGGGCGCGGTCGTCACGGCGGCCGAGCACGCGGCGGGGACCGCCGCCACCGGGCTGGGCCAGACCGTGCCACCGCAGGGCGTGCCCACGCCCTCGGGCCGACGTGCCCGCCGGGGCGACGAACGACAGGCATTGCCTGCTGCGCTTCCCGCGGCTCCCTCCGGAGCCGGGACCGGAGCCGGCGCCGGCTCCGGAGCCGGCGTGCCCGAGGACGCGAATGGCGCGGCGCAGCCGACCGGACGCCGTCGGCGTGCGCTGGCCGCCGCCAACGAGCGCGCCGCTTCCCCGGACTTGGGCCCCCGACAGGTGTTCGCGCTGCCGCCGGCCGAGGCGGACCGGGGGCCGGAGTACGACGCCGGCCTACCGCACGCGGAGACCGGCGTCGGGGTCGGAGTCGGAGTCGGAGTCGGAGTCCAGGCTGTCGGCGCCGAGGCCGCCCCTGCCGACGGCCATGATCAGGCCGACGAAGGCCGTCACGACGCGATGGCGCACGATCCGGCCGACGACCACACTCCGCCGCAGCCGCATCCGGTAGCCACACCGAGCGGCCGCCGCCGGGCCCGTCCGGCAGCGACGCCGGCCCAGGGGCAGCCGACGCCGGCCCAGGCAGCACCCGGCCAGCCGGTTCCCGGTCAGGGTCAGGGCCAGGTGCCGGGTGGCGCGGACGCACCGGCGGGTATGCCCGTGCCGGGCCAGACCGGTCCGCGCCAGCCCGGTCCTGGCCAGGCGATTCCCCATCAGGTCGCTCCGGGGCAGGTCGCGGCCGCCCAGGGTCTTCCGGCGCAGGCCGCTCCTGGCCAACCCGTTCCCTCGCAGTCCGGGCAGGCGGCCCAGGCGCAGCTCGCCCCCGCCCCGCAGGCACAGCCCGCACCCGGTCAGCCTGTCCCTGGTCAGCCCGTGCCCGCGCAGGTCCCGCCCGCCGCCGACGGATCCGTGAGCGGCGTTCCCTCGGGCGCCGACCCCGCCCTAGGACCCACCCCAGCTCCCCAGGCTCCCCAGCCCGCCGCAGCCCCGCAGCCGCAACCGTGGCCCGCGGGTGCCCACGCCACGTCCGGCGCCGGTACGCCCCTCGTGGCCGGGCAGCAGCCTCCCGCCGCACCGCAGCCCACAGCCACGCCCGCCCCCGGCACCCCGCTGCCGCCGGAGCGCGCCGCTCAGCCCCGGGCCGCGCAGCCGCTGCCCGCCGAGGCCGCCGCGCCCATCGACCCCAACTCGACCCAGGGGCGCGCGATCAGCGTGCGTACCCTCGGGCAGGGCGTACCGTTCGCGCGTCAGGCGGCCGCGCAGAACAAGCCCGGCGCCCAGGCCCAGCCGCGCCCCCAGTCCCAGACGCCGACGCCTCCGCCGCACCAGACCAACGGCTCGGGTCGGCGCCGCAAGCTCGGCACCCCTCCCGAGCCCGCCGCCGAGCGCCCGGAGAACGCGGCCCGGCCGCAACCGCAGGCCGGCCAGTCCCCGCAGGCCCGGCCGGCCGGGGCCACCGACGGCGCCGGACGGTCGTACGCCATAGGAGCCCCGGACAAGAACGCCGACGAAGGCCCCGAGCCGCTCGACGGCCCCGGCGGTGCCGTCGAGATCGCCGACCAGCCCCATCCCCGGCCCGTGGACGACGAACTGCCCCCGGAGCCGCTGGACAACCCGCGTCGGCTGCTCGTCTGGCCCGCACCGGATGTGACGACCCAGCAGGCGCTCAGCGACCGCGGCTACCGGCCCGTGATCGTGCATTCGCGCGAGGAGGTCGACGCGCAGATCGCCGCCTTCCCGGCCGCGCTCTTCGTCGACCCGCTCACCGGGCCGATCACGCGTACCGCGCTCCAGTCGCTGCGTCAGGCAGCGGTGGCCGCCGAGGTTCCGGTCCTGGTCACGGCGGGACTCGGGCAGGCGACACGCGAGGCGGCGTACGGCGCCGACCCCGCCGTACTCCTGAAGGCGCTGGCCCCGCGGGACTCCGAGCAGCATCCGCCGCGGGTGCTGCTCATCGAGGAGCACGCGGAGATCTCGCTGGCACTCACATCGACGCTGGAGCGGCGCGGTATGCAGGTCGCGCGGGCCGCGTCGGACGAGGACGCGGTCACCCTGGCCGGGCAGATGCGGCCGAACCTGGTGGTGATGGACCTGATGCAGGTACGCCGCCGCCGGGCCGGAATCGTCGACTGGCTGCGGGCGAACGGCCAGCTGAACCGCACGCCCCTCGTCGTCTACACGGCCGCCGTCGATCAGGCCGAGCTGCCGCGCCTGGCCTCGGGCGAGACAGTCCTGTTCCTGGCGGAGCGCTCGACGAGCACCGAGGTGCAGGAGCGGATCGTGGACCTGCTCGCACGGATCGGCACCAACTGA